The Camelina sativa cultivar DH55 chromosome 16, Cs, whole genome shotgun sequence sequence CGATGAGACTTGGCCTCACAACCCAATTCTCCCTCAAGATCCTTACGAAAGATCCAAAGCTCGGTTCTTTGCTAAACTCATCGATGAAcaggtatgtatatatacacacactctCTTCACTTACTCCggttttgtaattaaattgatttaatattagCGATTTTAAAAGTGGAggtcaaataataaaaaattggtaATACTTTAATCagttgaaatccaaaaaaaaaagtataattatttattagaatTAGAGACTAAAaaactattgttgttgtttctctgaCAATAGATTATAAATGTGGGTTTTGTATCAATGGCAAAAGCGGATGAGAAAGGAAGAGAAGTGTTGGCCGAGCAGGCAAGAGAACTGATTATGTATCTTGAGAAAGAACTTGTCGGAAAAGATTACTTCGGCGGCAAGAGTGTCGGATTCTTGGATTTAGTCGCCGGAAGTATGATCCCGTTTTGTTTGGAGAGAGGTTGGGAAGGAATAGGATTGGAAGTGATTACAGAGGAGAAGTTTCCAGAGTACAATAGATGGGTGAAGAATCTGGAGAAGGTTGAGATTGTTAGAGATTGTATTCCTCCAAGAGAGAAACATGTTGAACACATGAACTACATGGCAGAGAGAGTAAGATCTTCTTAATTCGAGGAGGAAACAAATCATCTTCTTAAGTCATTTGATCAGTCCGATGTTGTAATTTAAGTCTTTGATTATCACATGCATGTTTCAATGTTTTTAATTAAGATGATATCGTTGTTATTGTTCTGTTATATATTATGTGGCTAAGACTTAAGAGGGTGAAGATTGATCAACCTTATCCTTTTAATTAGACAAGTTTGGTCCCATGTCCCTTGTCCCAAACTACGACAGATTGCGAAAATTCAATCCTGAGACGGTCCTATTAATTTAGAAGCGTGAAGCATATATACACTAAtgacattatatattttattttgatactTTAAATAcatgtataaatttattttctgagaTTAGTTAATAatgtcaaaatttaattaaattatatatatatatatatatatatatatttaaagtaaaCTACTATTgtagaaataattaaaatattacatgATGAGAAAGAGCATagatgtcatatatatatatatatggtataattttaaaaattaatatcattCAATATGAATTATTTGTagatttgataatatataatatatttttaaattaataataataaagtttttcttttaaaatagaaagaattaaaacgaatgaataagaagaaaagataacaaagcaacaacaaaatcaaagattggTTGGGAGGTGGCAGTACGTGGCACCTAACATCCTTACGTATTTCACACCAATATATAGGTTAACCTCAAGGCTGTATAATTACTTTCCAGTATTATTGCCCCATATTATTTTGATAGGGGAAATTTTATCATCCTCTCTTAAGTACGTAATCTACAAAACAGTACCTCTAGAAGATATGAAAGACTTTGGTCACTTCTCCCAGAATATGACAAAAATATGGTGGATTTGCGACTATCCTATATCTTAACATTTCCatcacaaaattttataatagaagtaaaattattttttcactGTATAACAACAGTTACAAGCACATCGCAATTTTTCATAATCTTAAAAATGAAGattatgaaaaatttaaaatgaattttgtgCCAGCTTTTAAGAAAATTACtcttttttgttcaaaagagaaaattacTCACAACTGCGAATATAAGATAGATGTATATGGCGTTACTTTTGGCTTGAGAACCGAGCAAAAATATGGATAAAGatgtttatttatatgtattcAATTTTCAACAATACCTACGTACGTCTCACTAAGTGAGATCGTACAGAAAAATTCCACTTTCTAGCATAGTAGTgtcattttgaaaatttggttgACTGAGTGATATGcatgagaaaaatataaaacaggTTTTGCATGGTCAAACTATATGAGAACAAAACAATAGTGTGAACAAATTCATTTCGACatcttaaaatttattattctgTGCTTTAcaagaaattattatatattctagcacatattgttattattatttgtatgcCTTTAATAACATACTTCTAAAATAAACTTGtaatagttttaatttaaatattttgactCATATGTAGGAAGCATGCATTTTAGATTGTTGATGTTAGGAAGAATGCATTTTAGACTGTTGATATTTTTCCAtccacaaaaatataataatatcaagtTTCACGGACACGTATGAAAAGGGAATTACAAATCCATtaaacaacttttgtttttttcttagaatatacaacaattatatatctttaaatatACATCTATTTTTGAAAGGAATCATTTATTAAGTTTAAGgtatatatttctaaataaataaaattttctccaaattaaaaggaaaattttgaatACTTACATATACTATACTATAAGAAATTCTAAATCTAAAGCAAATTTAATAAGAAATTCTAAATCTACAGCaaacttttatatttacatatactatatttattaataagaaatttgaaatctataACTCTAGTTAATAGTTATTTTAACCAAGTTTTGAGTAtaagttaaatatttttcttactaaattattaatttaaaataaatatggtGGATACGTTGGTAGAGGTGCTCTAAGAAAAAatcaacagttaaaaaaaattgataatgtagaaaaataattaaacaaaatatagtcgactctttttaatataaatcaataaataaaaatattaagttgacagaaataaaatataagtcgataattcaaaaaatcaacaaaattactAAGTGTGAAACatttacttataatatttgaaatagGAGTGAACTTAACATTAATATTTGCACAATAACTGTATTTTTGATGACCAAACAAAAGTgtatatactaaaaataaattcaatcaTAAATAGTTATACACTATATGTCAGAATCTTCCCAACACTCGTGGTTCGAGATCTTCTCCATAGGTGGATAAGGCTACAATACCTTAGTTCATGAGAATCACCGCGCAAATCAAAACTACCAAAGTTGGAACGTAAGATTTTATACTTCATGCTCTTGTTCTTTCCAAGACAGTAGTTATCAAATGTTGACAGATCGTCTCTCATAATCACTCTATGATTTTCCTCAATATTATTCTAAACAAGAATTTTAACATGAGGATGTAATATATGGTTGAGGGGTGAATTAGAGGTGATTATAAGCCCATCACACTAAGAAATATTTCAGAAGATCCTATCTTTCAGAGTCTTCATTACTATGTAGTTCAAGGACGTTGGAGTCTCAAGCTCAACCATCCAAGCATATTCTTTCTTTGCGTGAAGAAACATAGGCCTAGTGCAGGTGAAATGAGAGTGAATAAACTGACTATCCTGAATAATAGATTGCCAAAGCTTTGACACAACACTGCAACGGACAAGAGTTTTGAGTGGCACAAACACTAACAATGTCTCAATGTTGTCTTTTGGAAGTTGTGGTACTTCAGACGCTTCAAGTGACCTCGGACCAGCATTAATCGAACTGTATGGACTTCTTTTTTCCAGGATCTGTATTGAGAAATGAAAGCATCCACATTGAGTTTCACTTGTTTcaaaaattttttaaagaaaaacaggGAAGGAGAAGAGTACAGTACCTTCACCACTTGAGATGACGACATTGGAGCTTCAGGGAAATGCTCTCCACCAGCATCAATGTTCATGAAACTGTGGTACAAGTagtgaaccaacaacaaaaaaacagatatCACCCAAACACATGTATAAGACAgttcaataaatattttcttggaagCAAAATCGCAAGAGTCAGAAGAGGAAATTACCAAGAACAGCTCCCGATTTGGCCTTCTTTCGAATTTGAAACCATAATCATTGGAATATAACCCTTTTGGTGCAGATTCGACTTCTTAATCATAGAACAGCTATGTCTAGAGTCATCATAATCGTCTTCGTCCTCTACAATATACTGAGAATTTAGCTCTTCCAAGAAACGATTCACGGCGGCAACATTCCAATCGAAGCCAATTAATTTTGGTAagtaactatatatacatatttttgtcGACGGTAagtaactatatatacatatttttgtcGACGGTAagtaactatatatacatatttttgtcGACGGTAAGTAACTATATCTAAACTATAGAAATAATccactattttttattttatcaatgtaTATAGCGCCTCTCTAACCAAAACTGAGAAACCAAGGTAAAAGCCattatgttaatttatatactaataatttGGCCAAATGGGTGCAAAATAAAGAGAAccccattttcttttcttttttttggaaattaaacCTCTTATATGCTGTATCTTGTAATTAACCAAGCTCATATTGTTCTTGAAGTATTTGTTCTCCAAGCTATATGTCTTGCAAACACATCattaattggttaattaagaaAGTGGATAGATAACGGATCCTCTCATATGTGCCTAGACCCAGTCAGGTGAAGTGCACACGTTAATCTCTTTTACAATCAGATTTGTGGAACAAATTTCTCTGATCTCTATTTTACTCTTTGTATACTGATGGTTGCATGTTGGGTTAACCCATCTTCTGTGTTTCGATTTGAACTTTTTAGCATAAGTTTTctttggttgaataaattttacaatcattagaaaaaaacaaaaaaaaaaaaaggggagaaGAATTCTATCCACGTGTTAAGACTTTTTGAAACAGAGTACACAATAGAATGTTGTCTTCCGAGAGTGCTGTGAACgaaaaaagacatcaaaatgtCGACGTTTTTGCTCCGGATCGGACGACCATACATAATAACATCTATACTCACTACAAAGAAAAGCTTAAATTAAATCACTTAAATTGAATCATAAAACTAAGTgatacaaatttaaattacttatttataattgatacaaaaattaaaaatgtaacatCATTTGCTGATAACCGATGCCGTTTTAATTTGTGTGGGCATCAATTGATTAAAACtgatgtaaataaaaattaatttgtatcacTTTTACATATTGatataaatgtataaatttacatcacttaaataattgatttatttataaatttatattaacatcacttaagaaaatgatatatgaCTTACATCACTATTTAGTGATACTGATAAATATACTaattacataagaaaaaaaattgtatcggTTCTTATAAAACTGGTAATTTAGCATCATTTTTTATGGCTTgacatcactttttttttataattgccgaaccaaaaaaaaatccttttctttactttataattatttttaaaaattttatctccctaatttactattttgttgGAAACAGAATATCCATTTTCCCACGATTAAGTGAATCAAATTACaatttttcctaaaaaatagaATTCTAACTTCTCCTAAATATCTCTAGAAATCTACGTTACCTTTGCACTATTTAATCCTAATAGTTTTTTATTCCTCTTTAATATAACTTCttcggttcttcttcttcatttcatatttttctttcttttatcaatATACTGTACTTTATTATAACTTTGTAGTGATTTGTCCTTTGTATGCCATCCAAATGCACCCGAGAAGaacaaaaccccaaaacaatAGAACATAAAACCATGTCATCAAGTCGCCGTGAGGAATTGTTGGAGGTGAAGAAGTTGGAGTCGGCAGTTCTCGGTTTATCCCTAATTAAGAAGATCGTAGAAGACATCCCAAACAAATGTCAATGGTGTAAAATTCTCAGTCTAAGGTGTTCCATTTCACAAAGCTTTTGTTACCAAGACGTTGAAGAAGGGTGAGAGAGACTGTGAGAAGGATAAAAACATAAAGCACAATGTAAATATCTTTTAGATGATGTCAATTAATATTTCTAGATTATGAGGCTTAGAAGGAGCTGAGCTGGCGTGATGGAGATAGAGACAATGTCTCTGTGATTCATCATTGATGGAAAAGATTCAAAGGATTTTCAACATGAGATTCAAGGTTATGGTgaattaattattgaaaattgcaaaattattatataaatttaaaacgaTGTATCCATGTTTTCTATGAAATTTaatctttaatattattttatttataattattgattattgaaaactgcaaaattattataattagttttGAAACTGACACAAAATTTATCgattaattatatttgatttaaaaatttaattgtaaaatatacaattacttgaatcatttattaaaactgATATTATAGTATTAACATCAGCTATTTAAAATTgacataaatatttaacatcacTTACTCTAACcgaaacaaatactaaaatcatttatattaacTGATGCaaaattagtataattttttgtaattgatATATAATAACTTCAATTACAATAATCgatacaaatatttgtttcaaccgattcaaattatttgcatcaaccaAATGTaaatcattcattaaagtgatgcagattatttttgcatcatttaaatatgatgcaaaaatataaaataaatgatgtaataTCACACTTTTTTGTAGTGACTATTAAATGGGAAGCACACTTagggatttaaaaaaaaaacataacatatatccatgttgccaaacagacctacttgcataaaaaaaaagttaaacttccctaaaacaatggtaa is a genomic window containing:
- the LOC104749939 gene encoding glutathione S-transferase U5, giving the protein MAETEEVKLLGIWASPFSRRIEMALKLKGIKYDYVEEKLENKSSLLLALNPVHKKVPVLVHNGKTILESLVILEYIDETWPHNPILPQDPYERSKARFFAKLIDEQIINVGFVSMAKADEKGREVLAEQARELIMYLEKELVGKDYFGGKSVGFLDLVAGSMIPFCLERGWEGIGLEVITEEKFPEYNRWVKNLEKVEIVRDCIPPREKHVEHMNYMAERVRSS